Proteins from one Sander lucioperca isolate FBNREF2018 chromosome 16, SLUC_FBN_1.2, whole genome shotgun sequence genomic window:
- the LOC116066875 gene encoding progranulin-like, producing MLRISLWPLVGVFVFVFASCSITCPDGHICSNFDTCCMTKHGYSCCQYPNAVCCSDLAHCCPPGFHCDLVKQMCEKEPWMKIPMVKKENAEKPSTPVLPVSLLQELENNHVSDQKKSSVVYCDNYYTCPDGTTCCRHPAGTWYCCLYTLGRCCLDGFHCCPYGYNCDLTYTYCVRQGLRYPFTPKQNLHSVPASLISTSEDKSSLQETPMTALTEASGGNTDAGVIRCDPKFYCSAGTTCCKGLTGRWNCCPFPLGQCCSDGRHCCEYGYNCDVASLSCRKWYSHVPSGVQEHAKTD from the exons ATGTTGAGGATATCTCTCTGGCCGTTAGTgggagtgtttgtgtttgtgtttgcttcCTGCTCCATCACATGTCCTGACGGGCACATCTGTTCCAATTTCGACACCTGCTGTATGACTAAGCATGGATATAGCTGCTGTCAATATCCAAAT GCTGTGTGTTGCTCTGACTTGGCCCACTGCTGCCCTCCAGGGTTTCACTGTGACCTGGTTAAACAGATGTGTGAGAAAGAACCATGGATGAAGATACCCATGGTGAAGAAAGAGAATGCAGAGAAACCGAGCACTCCTGTTCTTCCTGTATCTCTCCTTCAGGAGCTCGAAAACAACCATGTGTCAGACCAAAAAAAGAGCTCAGTTGTCTATTGTGACAACTATTACACGTGTCCCGATGGCACTACCTGCTGCAGACACCCAGCAGGCACCTGGTACTGTTGCCTGTATACTCTT GGCAGGTGTTGTCTGGATGGCTTCCACTGTTGTCCTTATGGCTACAACTGTGACCTCACTTATACGTACTGTGTGAGGCAAGGCCTGAGATATCCTTTCACCCCAAAGCAAAATCTGCATTCAGTCCCTGCCTCTCTCATTTCAACTTCAGAGGACAAAAGCAGTTTGCAAGAG ACACCAATGACAGCTCTGACAGAAGCCAGTGGCGGCAACACTGATGCTGGGGTCATTCGCTGTGATCCCAAGTTTTACTGCTCAGCAGGGACAACTTGCTGCAAAGGACTGACAGGCCGTTGGAACTGCTGTCCCTTCCCACTG GGCCAGTGTTGTTCAGATGGTCGGCATTGCTGCGAGTATGGATATAATTGCGACGTTGCCTCCCTGTCATGCAGAAAATGGTACTCTCACGTCCCCTCAGGAGTGCAGGAACACGCCAAAACAGACTGA
- the LOC116066872 gene encoding zinc finger protein 433-like isoform X1, with protein MSQIEELKAFVSERLHSAASEILGAIEKTITNYEEQAIRLKEDNDRHRSLLDIIIKANSPQTEAVCTTKKRTPAAAGPAASDPSPARKARETHYNSSDLQYAFTSHTDFLKFAGNDDCPYCLKRIQATETHLMRRHYLSAVHFNEDGTEKFVVPCTCKDLIQGRSHWHCPYCTKIIYRKVSFEVHISKQHGYAILQQSHSAEIDQPSVSAFEEEVPLSPGPWCHQEFSSLDQEVQQASLLLQVKEEEEEKEEQEMRKQVSHPEGQNVCEQVQKGNRQMSLEADHAQVSVFNIVCVDSYIQDVGEINSAGRGKGHPPSNSSNQPLEMHDSGFGEIQQPAGESEHPTPCSSLKAFNSKRKKRVKRSLPPLSLNIQKSTQPSVSHNPTGPHCCKACGKTFHYMYTLRSHAQTHAVDKIHVCAICGKHLESTDSLVQHLQSHTKRNKCATCGKVFSNISLLKRHRRFHRSKCHVINLKTTDG; from the exons ATGAGTCAAATCGAAGAACTAAAAGCGTTTGTCTCCGAGCGGCTACATTCTGCTGCTTCTGAAATATTAGGTGCTATTGAAAAAACAATAACGAATTACGAGGAGCAGGCTATCCGTTTGAAGGAAGACAACGACCGTCACCGTTCTCTGTTGGATATTATCATCAAAGCCAATTCACCACAGACAGAAG CTGTTTGCACCACCAAAAAACGtacccctgctgctgctggcccaGCTGCATCAGATCCAAGTCCTGCCCGCAAGGCCAGAGAAACCCACTACAATTCCAGTG ACTTGCAGTATGCCTTCACTTCACACACTGACTTTCTAAAGTTTGCCGGCAATGACGACTGTCCCTACTGCCTAAAGAGAATTCAAGCCACTGAGACACATTTGATGAGAAGACATTATCTCTCTGCTGTCCATTTTAATGAAGATGGTACTG aaAAGTTTGTTGTACCATGTACGTGCAAAGACTTGATCCAAGGCAGAAGTCACTGGCACTGCCCATATTGCACAAAAATCATTTATCGGAAAGTTAGCTTTGAGGTGCACATATCTAAACAACATG GTTATGCAATACTGCAGCAAAGCCACTCCGCAG AGATTGATCAGCCCTCTGTCTCTGCCTTTGAGGAGGAGGTTCCCCTGAGTCCTGGACCTTGGTGTCACCAGGAGTTCAGCAGTCTGGACCAGGAGGTCCAACAGGCCTCACTGCTGCTTCAagttaaagaagaagaagaagaaaaagaagaacaggaaatGCGGAAACAAG TGAGTCATCCTGAGGGGCAGAACGTATGTGAGCAAGTACAAAAAGGTAACCGTCAAATGAGTCTGGAGGCAGATCATGCCCAAGTCTCTGTATTCAACATTGTCTGTGTGGACAGTTATATTCAAGATGTTGGCGAAATCAACAGTGCAGGAAGGGGCAAGGGACATCCTCCTTCTAATTCTTCGAATCAACCTCTGGAAATGCATGATAGTGGTTTTGGTGAAATACAGCAGCCAGCTGGGGAATCTGAGCACCCCACACCTTGCTCTAGTTTAAAGGCATTCAATTCAAAGAGGAAAAAGCGTGTGAAAAGGTCTTTACCCCCCTTGAGTTTGAATATACAGAAATCAACACAACCATCTGTCAGTCACAATCCCACAGGTCCTCATTGTTGTAAAGCATGCGGAAAGACTTTCCattacatgtacacactgaggtcacacgcacaaacacatgcagTGGATAAAATCCATGTTTGTGCTATCTGTGGAAAACATTTAGAGTCTACAGACAGTTTAGTCCAGCACCTTCAAAGCcacacaaagagaaacaaatGTGCTACATGTGGGAAAGTATTTTCTAATATTTCCCTTCTAAAACGGCATAGGAGATTTCACAGGTCTAAATGCCATGTCATTAACTTAAAAACCACAGATGGGTGA
- the LOC116066872 gene encoding uncharacterized protein LOC116066872 isoform X2: MSQIEELKAFVSERLHSAASEILGAIEKTITNYEEQAIRLKEDNDRHRSLLDIIIKANSPQTEAVCTTKKRTPAAAGPAASDPSPARKARETHYNSSDLQYAFTSHTDFLKFAGNDDCPYCLKRIQATETHLMRRHYLSAVHFNEDGTEKFVVPCTCKDLIQGRSHWHCPYCTKIIYRKVSFEVHISKQHGYAILQQSHSAG; the protein is encoded by the exons ATGAGTCAAATCGAAGAACTAAAAGCGTTTGTCTCCGAGCGGCTACATTCTGCTGCTTCTGAAATATTAGGTGCTATTGAAAAAACAATAACGAATTACGAGGAGCAGGCTATCCGTTTGAAGGAAGACAACGACCGTCACCGTTCTCTGTTGGATATTATCATCAAAGCCAATTCACCACAGACAGAAG CTGTTTGCACCACCAAAAAACGtacccctgctgctgctggcccaGCTGCATCAGATCCAAGTCCTGCCCGCAAGGCCAGAGAAACCCACTACAATTCCAGTG ACTTGCAGTATGCCTTCACTTCACACACTGACTTTCTAAAGTTTGCCGGCAATGACGACTGTCCCTACTGCCTAAAGAGAATTCAAGCCACTGAGACACATTTGATGAGAAGACATTATCTCTCTGCTGTCCATTTTAATGAAGATGGTACTG aaAAGTTTGTTGTACCATGTACGTGCAAAGACTTGATCCAAGGCAGAAGTCACTGGCACTGCCCATATTGCACAAAAATCATTTATCGGAAAGTTAGCTTTGAGGTGCACATATCTAAACAACATG GTTATGCAATACTGCAGCAAAGCCACTCCGCAGGTTAG